The Scyliorhinus torazame isolate Kashiwa2021f chromosome 10, sScyTor2.1, whole genome shotgun sequence genome contains a region encoding:
- the tshz3b gene encoding teashirt homolog 3b isoform X2: MPRRKQEAPRRSAAYVSDELKAAVLGDEEAEANESGADGESSSKYACNEQEFSKESPSYQDSPAAEFSGQEMDSTSHVSETSDRLADFESNSIKNEDESKEGGGLPEEGVQDSLEQMKAIYNNILSNSYWSSLSLGLNQPSGPVTNGGSSSSSSSSSSSSCGSGSFDWHQSAMSKTLQQVSQTRMIQEPSLFSTVQLYRQSSKLYGSIFTGASKFRCKDCSAAYDTLVELTVHMNETGHYRDENNETDNNNPKKWSKPRKRSLLEMEGKEDAQKVLKCMYCGHSFESLQDLSVHMIKTKHYQKVPLKEPVAPISTKVLPATRKRALLELELPSSPDSTGGTPKTSLSDTSDALQKSSNPYVTPNNRYGHQNGASYAWQFEARKSQILKCMECGSSHDTLQELTAHMMVTGHFVKVTNSAIKKGKQIVEAPQTPTPTPVTAILEDKVQSVPLAASAFTSSLSTPASVSPKLNLEVKREVERDTEIDEDKVKEKVKNCGDDDEKYNVSSKYQYLTEEDLEENPKGGLDILKSLENTVTSAINKAQNGTPSWSGYPSIHAAYQLPSIMKLPFGSSGKTTQLKSAQSNIDIMASPKSQPLVSPPSSQNSPVPKNNFHAMEELVKKVTEKVTKTEEKMKEPENKLSRLKQEAPSPCGSEAGEQQKSEASKDPSPKSHENICNNQKDTTKESPVKDHLENGTEALKRTTNSMCTSTAIITDHPPEQPFVNPLSALQSIMNVHLGKAAKPALPILDPMSMLYKMSNSLAEKAAVATPILQAKKTEPIDRYFYHVSSDQPIDLTKAKSDKSGSLGSVLLSSISPSSTSSSSTVTTAKTSAVVSFMSNSPLRENALSDISDMLKNLTGSHTSKSSTPTSISDKSEVDGSTMEELEEISPAQKRKGRQSNWNPQHLLILQAQFAASLRQTTDGKFIMSDLSPQERMHISRFTGLSMTTISHWLANVKYQLRRTGGTKFLKNLDSGHPVFFCNDCASQIRTPSTYISHLESHLGFRLRDLSKLSSEQISSQITHAKLPSEKSVLPSQDDEAGTTFQCKLCNRTFASKHAVKLHLSKTHGKSPEDHLLYVIELEKQ; this comes from the coding sequence CCTACGTTTCAGACGAATTGAAAGCAGCAGTGTTAGGAGACGAGGAAGCTGAAGCCAATGAGTCTGGAGCTGATGGGGAATCGTCCTCAAAGTATGCGTGCAATGAGCAGGAATTTAGCAAGGAGTCACCTAGCTACCAGGACTCTCCAGCTGCCGAGTTTTCCGGCCAGGAGATGGACAGCACGTCTCACGTTAGTGAAACCAGTGATCGATTGGCCGATTTTGAGAGCAACTCGATAAAGAATGAAGATGAAAGCAAGGAGGGCGGCGGTCTTCCTGAGGAAGGAGTGCAGGACAGTTTAGAACAAATGAAAGCAATATACAACAATATCCTGTCCAATTCCTACTGGTCATCGCTGAGTCTGGGCCTGAACCAGCCAAGTGGGCCAGTAACAAATGGTGGCAGTAGCAGCAGCAGTAGTAGTAGCAGCAGTAGCAGTTGTGGAAGTGGGAGTTTTGACTGGCATCAGTCTGCCATGTCAAAGACATTGCAGCAAGTCTCTCAGACCAGGATGATTCAGGAGCCAAGTCTCTTCAGCACAGTACAGTTGTACAGACAAAGCAGTAAGCTCTATGGTTCCATATTTACTGGGGCTAGCAAATTCCGCTGTAAAGACTGCAGTGCTGCTTATGACACCTTGGTGGAGCTGACTGTGCACATGAATGAAACCGGACATTACAGAGATGAAAATAATGAAACTGACAATAACAATCCTAAAAAATGGTCCAAGCCTCGTAAACGCTCTTTACTGGAGATGGAGGGAAAGGAGGATGCTCAAAAGGTGCTAAAGTGTATGTATTGTGGCCACTCTTTTGAGTCCCTTCAAGACTTAAGTGTTCACATGATCAAAACAAAACACTATCAGAAAGTGCCTCTAAAGGAACCTGTGGCACCAATCTCCACAAAGGTCCTCCCGGCCACCAGAAAAAGGGCACTGCTTGAGCTTGAGCTGCCAAGTTCTCCAGATTCCACAGGCGGTACACCGAAAACATCTCTTTCTGACACAAGTGATGCACTGCAGAAGTCCTCCAACCCTTATGTTACACCAAATAACCGCTATGGGCACCAGAATGGTGCCAGCTACGCCTGGCAGTTTGAGGCGAGAAAGTCTCAAATCCTCAAGTGTATGGAGTGTGGGAGTTCTCATGAtacgctgcaggaactcaccgcaCACATGATGGTAACTGGACATTTTGTTAAAGTGACCAATTCTGCCATCAAGAAAGGGAAACAGATTGTTGAGGCACCACAGACGCCGACACCAACACCGGTGACGGCCATCTTGGAAGATAAAGTCCAGTCCGTTCCCCTAGCTGCAAGTGCTTTCACTTCGTCGTTAAGTACCCCAGCCAGCGTCTCACCAAAATTAAATCTTGAAGTAAAAAGGGAAGTTGAAAGAGACACTGAAATTGATGAGGATAAAGTCAAGGAGAAGGTGAAAAACTGTGGTGATGATGATGAAAAATACAATGTTTCCTCAAAATATCAGTATCTGACAGAAGAAGATCTGGAAGAAAATCCTAAAGGAGGCCTAGACATCCTTAAATCTTTAGAAAACACAGTGACCTCTGCCATTAATAAAGCTCAGAATGGGACTCCAAGTTGGAGTGGCTATCCTAGCATTCATGCAGCTTACCAGCTTCCTAGTATAATGAAATTACCATTTGGGTCATCAGGGAAGACTACACAATTAAAGTCAGCACAAAGCAACATTGATATTATGGCATCTCCTAAGAGCCAGCCACTAGTTTCACCGCCCAGTAGCCAGAACTCTCCTGTACCAAAAAACAATTTCCATGCAATGGAAGAGCTAGTGAAGAAAGTCACAGAAAAGGTAACCAAAACGGAAGAAAAAATGAAAGAGCCGGAAAATAAATTGTCTCGACTGAAGCAGGAAGCACCTTCTCCGTGTGGCAGCGAAGCAGGAGAGCAACAGAAAAGCGAAGCTTCAAAAGATCCCAGTCCTAAAAGCCACGAAAATATTTGCAACAACCAGAAAGACACCACAAAAGAGAGTCCAGTCAAGGATCATTTGGAGAATGGTACAGAGGCCTTAAAACGCACGACAAATAGTATGTGCACCAGCACAGCTATTATTACAGACCACCCTCCCGAACAACCTTTTGTAAACCCATTAAGTGCATTGCAGTCCATTATGAATGTTCACTTAGGAAAAGCAGCTAAACCTGCACTGCCTATCCTGGACCCTATGAGCATGCTTTACAAAATGAGTAACAGCTTGGCAGAAAAGGCTGCTGTGGCCACACCAATTTTGCAGGCCAAAAAAACAGAGCCCATAGACCGTTATTTCTATCATGTCAGCAGTGACCAGCCCATTGATTTGACGAAAGCCAAGAGTGACAAAAGTGGTTCTTTGGGTTCAGTGCTTTTGTCATCCATATCCCCGTCGTCAACATCTTCTTCATCCACTGTGACAACAGCAAAGACATCTGCAGTCGTGTCATTCATGTCAAACTCGCCGCTACGCGAGAATGCCTTGTCAGATATATCTGATATGCTGAAAAACCTGACAGGAAGTCACACATCAAAATCTTCTACACCTACAAGCATTTCAGACAAATCTGAGGTGGATGGTAGCActatggaggagctagaggagattTCCCCAGCTCAAAAACGTAAAGGCCGTCAGTCAAACTGGAATCCACAGCATTTGCTCATACTGCAGGCCCAGTTTGCAGCCAGCCTGCGGCAAACCACAGATGGTAAATTCATTATGTCGGACCTCAGCCCACAAGAGAGGATGCACATCTCAAGGTTTACAGGACTCTCCATGACAACGATCAGCCACTGGTTAGCCAATGTCAAGTACCAGCTTCGAAGGACAGGTGGAACAAAATTTCTTAAAAACCTGGACTCTGGTCATCCAGTGTTTTTTTGTAATGATTGTGCATCACAAATCAGAACTCCTTCAACCTACATCAGTCACTTAGAATCACATTTAGGCTTCAGGTTACGAGACTTATCAAAACTTTCTAGTGAACAGATAAGCAGCCAGATAACACATGCAAAACTGCCCTCTGAAAAATCAGTGTTGCCATCTCAAGACGATGAGGCTGGGACAACGTTCCAGTGCAAACTTTGTAATCGGACTTTTGCCAGTAAACATGCAGTTAAACTGCATCTCAGTAAAACTCACGGCAAATCACCAGAGGATCACCTTCTGTATGTTATAGAGCTGGAGAAACAGTAG
- the tshz3b gene encoding teashirt homolog 3b isoform X1, producing MCPKPRRCLHENAARPPRSHLGGSWGSAGLTLANMPRRKQEAPRRSAAYVSDELKAAVLGDEEAEANESGADGESSSKYACNEQEFSKESPSYQDSPAAEFSGQEMDSTSHVSETSDRLADFESNSIKNEDESKEGGGLPEEGVQDSLEQMKAIYNNILSNSYWSSLSLGLNQPSGPVTNGGSSSSSSSSSSSSCGSGSFDWHQSAMSKTLQQVSQTRMIQEPSLFSTVQLYRQSSKLYGSIFTGASKFRCKDCSAAYDTLVELTVHMNETGHYRDENNETDNNNPKKWSKPRKRSLLEMEGKEDAQKVLKCMYCGHSFESLQDLSVHMIKTKHYQKVPLKEPVAPISTKVLPATRKRALLELELPSSPDSTGGTPKTSLSDTSDALQKSSNPYVTPNNRYGHQNGASYAWQFEARKSQILKCMECGSSHDTLQELTAHMMVTGHFVKVTNSAIKKGKQIVEAPQTPTPTPVTAILEDKVQSVPLAASAFTSSLSTPASVSPKLNLEVKREVERDTEIDEDKVKEKVKNCGDDDEKYNVSSKYQYLTEEDLEENPKGGLDILKSLENTVTSAINKAQNGTPSWSGYPSIHAAYQLPSIMKLPFGSSGKTTQLKSAQSNIDIMASPKSQPLVSPPSSQNSPVPKNNFHAMEELVKKVTEKVTKTEEKMKEPENKLSRLKQEAPSPCGSEAGEQQKSEASKDPSPKSHENICNNQKDTTKESPVKDHLENGTEALKRTTNSMCTSTAIITDHPPEQPFVNPLSALQSIMNVHLGKAAKPALPILDPMSMLYKMSNSLAEKAAVATPILQAKKTEPIDRYFYHVSSDQPIDLTKAKSDKSGSLGSVLLSSISPSSTSSSSTVTTAKTSAVVSFMSNSPLRENALSDISDMLKNLTGSHTSKSSTPTSISDKSEVDGSTMEELEEISPAQKRKGRQSNWNPQHLLILQAQFAASLRQTTDGKFIMSDLSPQERMHISRFTGLSMTTISHWLANVKYQLRRTGGTKFLKNLDSGHPVFFCNDCASQIRTPSTYISHLESHLGFRLRDLSKLSSEQISSQITHAKLPSEKSVLPSQDDEAGTTFQCKLCNRTFASKHAVKLHLSKTHGKSPEDHLLYVIELEKQ from the coding sequence CCTACGTTTCAGACGAATTGAAAGCAGCAGTGTTAGGAGACGAGGAAGCTGAAGCCAATGAGTCTGGAGCTGATGGGGAATCGTCCTCAAAGTATGCGTGCAATGAGCAGGAATTTAGCAAGGAGTCACCTAGCTACCAGGACTCTCCAGCTGCCGAGTTTTCCGGCCAGGAGATGGACAGCACGTCTCACGTTAGTGAAACCAGTGATCGATTGGCCGATTTTGAGAGCAACTCGATAAAGAATGAAGATGAAAGCAAGGAGGGCGGCGGTCTTCCTGAGGAAGGAGTGCAGGACAGTTTAGAACAAATGAAAGCAATATACAACAATATCCTGTCCAATTCCTACTGGTCATCGCTGAGTCTGGGCCTGAACCAGCCAAGTGGGCCAGTAACAAATGGTGGCAGTAGCAGCAGCAGTAGTAGTAGCAGCAGTAGCAGTTGTGGAAGTGGGAGTTTTGACTGGCATCAGTCTGCCATGTCAAAGACATTGCAGCAAGTCTCTCAGACCAGGATGATTCAGGAGCCAAGTCTCTTCAGCACAGTACAGTTGTACAGACAAAGCAGTAAGCTCTATGGTTCCATATTTACTGGGGCTAGCAAATTCCGCTGTAAAGACTGCAGTGCTGCTTATGACACCTTGGTGGAGCTGACTGTGCACATGAATGAAACCGGACATTACAGAGATGAAAATAATGAAACTGACAATAACAATCCTAAAAAATGGTCCAAGCCTCGTAAACGCTCTTTACTGGAGATGGAGGGAAAGGAGGATGCTCAAAAGGTGCTAAAGTGTATGTATTGTGGCCACTCTTTTGAGTCCCTTCAAGACTTAAGTGTTCACATGATCAAAACAAAACACTATCAGAAAGTGCCTCTAAAGGAACCTGTGGCACCAATCTCCACAAAGGTCCTCCCGGCCACCAGAAAAAGGGCACTGCTTGAGCTTGAGCTGCCAAGTTCTCCAGATTCCACAGGCGGTACACCGAAAACATCTCTTTCTGACACAAGTGATGCACTGCAGAAGTCCTCCAACCCTTATGTTACACCAAATAACCGCTATGGGCACCAGAATGGTGCCAGCTACGCCTGGCAGTTTGAGGCGAGAAAGTCTCAAATCCTCAAGTGTATGGAGTGTGGGAGTTCTCATGAtacgctgcaggaactcaccgcaCACATGATGGTAACTGGACATTTTGTTAAAGTGACCAATTCTGCCATCAAGAAAGGGAAACAGATTGTTGAGGCACCACAGACGCCGACACCAACACCGGTGACGGCCATCTTGGAAGATAAAGTCCAGTCCGTTCCCCTAGCTGCAAGTGCTTTCACTTCGTCGTTAAGTACCCCAGCCAGCGTCTCACCAAAATTAAATCTTGAAGTAAAAAGGGAAGTTGAAAGAGACACTGAAATTGATGAGGATAAAGTCAAGGAGAAGGTGAAAAACTGTGGTGATGATGATGAAAAATACAATGTTTCCTCAAAATATCAGTATCTGACAGAAGAAGATCTGGAAGAAAATCCTAAAGGAGGCCTAGACATCCTTAAATCTTTAGAAAACACAGTGACCTCTGCCATTAATAAAGCTCAGAATGGGACTCCAAGTTGGAGTGGCTATCCTAGCATTCATGCAGCTTACCAGCTTCCTAGTATAATGAAATTACCATTTGGGTCATCAGGGAAGACTACACAATTAAAGTCAGCACAAAGCAACATTGATATTATGGCATCTCCTAAGAGCCAGCCACTAGTTTCACCGCCCAGTAGCCAGAACTCTCCTGTACCAAAAAACAATTTCCATGCAATGGAAGAGCTAGTGAAGAAAGTCACAGAAAAGGTAACCAAAACGGAAGAAAAAATGAAAGAGCCGGAAAATAAATTGTCTCGACTGAAGCAGGAAGCACCTTCTCCGTGTGGCAGCGAAGCAGGAGAGCAACAGAAAAGCGAAGCTTCAAAAGATCCCAGTCCTAAAAGCCACGAAAATATTTGCAACAACCAGAAAGACACCACAAAAGAGAGTCCAGTCAAGGATCATTTGGAGAATGGTACAGAGGCCTTAAAACGCACGACAAATAGTATGTGCACCAGCACAGCTATTATTACAGACCACCCTCCCGAACAACCTTTTGTAAACCCATTAAGTGCATTGCAGTCCATTATGAATGTTCACTTAGGAAAAGCAGCTAAACCTGCACTGCCTATCCTGGACCCTATGAGCATGCTTTACAAAATGAGTAACAGCTTGGCAGAAAAGGCTGCTGTGGCCACACCAATTTTGCAGGCCAAAAAAACAGAGCCCATAGACCGTTATTTCTATCATGTCAGCAGTGACCAGCCCATTGATTTGACGAAAGCCAAGAGTGACAAAAGTGGTTCTTTGGGTTCAGTGCTTTTGTCATCCATATCCCCGTCGTCAACATCTTCTTCATCCACTGTGACAACAGCAAAGACATCTGCAGTCGTGTCATTCATGTCAAACTCGCCGCTACGCGAGAATGCCTTGTCAGATATATCTGATATGCTGAAAAACCTGACAGGAAGTCACACATCAAAATCTTCTACACCTACAAGCATTTCAGACAAATCTGAGGTGGATGGTAGCActatggaggagctagaggagattTCCCCAGCTCAAAAACGTAAAGGCCGTCAGTCAAACTGGAATCCACAGCATTTGCTCATACTGCAGGCCCAGTTTGCAGCCAGCCTGCGGCAAACCACAGATGGTAAATTCATTATGTCGGACCTCAGCCCACAAGAGAGGATGCACATCTCAAGGTTTACAGGACTCTCCATGACAACGATCAGCCACTGGTTAGCCAATGTCAAGTACCAGCTTCGAAGGACAGGTGGAACAAAATTTCTTAAAAACCTGGACTCTGGTCATCCAGTGTTTTTTTGTAATGATTGTGCATCACAAATCAGAACTCCTTCAACCTACATCAGTCACTTAGAATCACATTTAGGCTTCAGGTTACGAGACTTATCAAAACTTTCTAGTGAACAGATAAGCAGCCAGATAACACATGCAAAACTGCCCTCTGAAAAATCAGTGTTGCCATCTCAAGACGATGAGGCTGGGACAACGTTCCAGTGCAAACTTTGTAATCGGACTTTTGCCAGTAAACATGCAGTTAAACTGCATCTCAGTAAAACTCACGGCAAATCACCAGAGGATCACCTTCTGTATGTTATAGAGCTGGAGAAACAGTAG
- the tshz3b gene encoding teashirt homolog 3b isoform X3 yields MDSTSHVSETSDRLADFESNSIKNEDESKEGGGLPEEGVQDSLEQMKAIYNNILSNSYWSSLSLGLNQPSGPVTNGGSSSSSSSSSSSSCGSGSFDWHQSAMSKTLQQVSQTRMIQEPSLFSTVQLYRQSSKLYGSIFTGASKFRCKDCSAAYDTLVELTVHMNETGHYRDENNETDNNNPKKWSKPRKRSLLEMEGKEDAQKVLKCMYCGHSFESLQDLSVHMIKTKHYQKVPLKEPVAPISTKVLPATRKRALLELELPSSPDSTGGTPKTSLSDTSDALQKSSNPYVTPNNRYGHQNGASYAWQFEARKSQILKCMECGSSHDTLQELTAHMMVTGHFVKVTNSAIKKGKQIVEAPQTPTPTPVTAILEDKVQSVPLAASAFTSSLSTPASVSPKLNLEVKREVERDTEIDEDKVKEKVKNCGDDDEKYNVSSKYQYLTEEDLEENPKGGLDILKSLENTVTSAINKAQNGTPSWSGYPSIHAAYQLPSIMKLPFGSSGKTTQLKSAQSNIDIMASPKSQPLVSPPSSQNSPVPKNNFHAMEELVKKVTEKVTKTEEKMKEPENKLSRLKQEAPSPCGSEAGEQQKSEASKDPSPKSHENICNNQKDTTKESPVKDHLENGTEALKRTTNSMCTSTAIITDHPPEQPFVNPLSALQSIMNVHLGKAAKPALPILDPMSMLYKMSNSLAEKAAVATPILQAKKTEPIDRYFYHVSSDQPIDLTKAKSDKSGSLGSVLLSSISPSSTSSSSTVTTAKTSAVVSFMSNSPLRENALSDISDMLKNLTGSHTSKSSTPTSISDKSEVDGSTMEELEEISPAQKRKGRQSNWNPQHLLILQAQFAASLRQTTDGKFIMSDLSPQERMHISRFTGLSMTTISHWLANVKYQLRRTGGTKFLKNLDSGHPVFFCNDCASQIRTPSTYISHLESHLGFRLRDLSKLSSEQISSQITHAKLPSEKSVLPSQDDEAGTTFQCKLCNRTFASKHAVKLHLSKTHGKSPEDHLLYVIELEKQ; encoded by the coding sequence ATGGACAGCACGTCTCACGTTAGTGAAACCAGTGATCGATTGGCCGATTTTGAGAGCAACTCGATAAAGAATGAAGATGAAAGCAAGGAGGGCGGCGGTCTTCCTGAGGAAGGAGTGCAGGACAGTTTAGAACAAATGAAAGCAATATACAACAATATCCTGTCCAATTCCTACTGGTCATCGCTGAGTCTGGGCCTGAACCAGCCAAGTGGGCCAGTAACAAATGGTGGCAGTAGCAGCAGCAGTAGTAGTAGCAGCAGTAGCAGTTGTGGAAGTGGGAGTTTTGACTGGCATCAGTCTGCCATGTCAAAGACATTGCAGCAAGTCTCTCAGACCAGGATGATTCAGGAGCCAAGTCTCTTCAGCACAGTACAGTTGTACAGACAAAGCAGTAAGCTCTATGGTTCCATATTTACTGGGGCTAGCAAATTCCGCTGTAAAGACTGCAGTGCTGCTTATGACACCTTGGTGGAGCTGACTGTGCACATGAATGAAACCGGACATTACAGAGATGAAAATAATGAAACTGACAATAACAATCCTAAAAAATGGTCCAAGCCTCGTAAACGCTCTTTACTGGAGATGGAGGGAAAGGAGGATGCTCAAAAGGTGCTAAAGTGTATGTATTGTGGCCACTCTTTTGAGTCCCTTCAAGACTTAAGTGTTCACATGATCAAAACAAAACACTATCAGAAAGTGCCTCTAAAGGAACCTGTGGCACCAATCTCCACAAAGGTCCTCCCGGCCACCAGAAAAAGGGCACTGCTTGAGCTTGAGCTGCCAAGTTCTCCAGATTCCACAGGCGGTACACCGAAAACATCTCTTTCTGACACAAGTGATGCACTGCAGAAGTCCTCCAACCCTTATGTTACACCAAATAACCGCTATGGGCACCAGAATGGTGCCAGCTACGCCTGGCAGTTTGAGGCGAGAAAGTCTCAAATCCTCAAGTGTATGGAGTGTGGGAGTTCTCATGAtacgctgcaggaactcaccgcaCACATGATGGTAACTGGACATTTTGTTAAAGTGACCAATTCTGCCATCAAGAAAGGGAAACAGATTGTTGAGGCACCACAGACGCCGACACCAACACCGGTGACGGCCATCTTGGAAGATAAAGTCCAGTCCGTTCCCCTAGCTGCAAGTGCTTTCACTTCGTCGTTAAGTACCCCAGCCAGCGTCTCACCAAAATTAAATCTTGAAGTAAAAAGGGAAGTTGAAAGAGACACTGAAATTGATGAGGATAAAGTCAAGGAGAAGGTGAAAAACTGTGGTGATGATGATGAAAAATACAATGTTTCCTCAAAATATCAGTATCTGACAGAAGAAGATCTGGAAGAAAATCCTAAAGGAGGCCTAGACATCCTTAAATCTTTAGAAAACACAGTGACCTCTGCCATTAATAAAGCTCAGAATGGGACTCCAAGTTGGAGTGGCTATCCTAGCATTCATGCAGCTTACCAGCTTCCTAGTATAATGAAATTACCATTTGGGTCATCAGGGAAGACTACACAATTAAAGTCAGCACAAAGCAACATTGATATTATGGCATCTCCTAAGAGCCAGCCACTAGTTTCACCGCCCAGTAGCCAGAACTCTCCTGTACCAAAAAACAATTTCCATGCAATGGAAGAGCTAGTGAAGAAAGTCACAGAAAAGGTAACCAAAACGGAAGAAAAAATGAAAGAGCCGGAAAATAAATTGTCTCGACTGAAGCAGGAAGCACCTTCTCCGTGTGGCAGCGAAGCAGGAGAGCAACAGAAAAGCGAAGCTTCAAAAGATCCCAGTCCTAAAAGCCACGAAAATATTTGCAACAACCAGAAAGACACCACAAAAGAGAGTCCAGTCAAGGATCATTTGGAGAATGGTACAGAGGCCTTAAAACGCACGACAAATAGTATGTGCACCAGCACAGCTATTATTACAGACCACCCTCCCGAACAACCTTTTGTAAACCCATTAAGTGCATTGCAGTCCATTATGAATGTTCACTTAGGAAAAGCAGCTAAACCTGCACTGCCTATCCTGGACCCTATGAGCATGCTTTACAAAATGAGTAACAGCTTGGCAGAAAAGGCTGCTGTGGCCACACCAATTTTGCAGGCCAAAAAAACAGAGCCCATAGACCGTTATTTCTATCATGTCAGCAGTGACCAGCCCATTGATTTGACGAAAGCCAAGAGTGACAAAAGTGGTTCTTTGGGTTCAGTGCTTTTGTCATCCATATCCCCGTCGTCAACATCTTCTTCATCCACTGTGACAACAGCAAAGACATCTGCAGTCGTGTCATTCATGTCAAACTCGCCGCTACGCGAGAATGCCTTGTCAGATATATCTGATATGCTGAAAAACCTGACAGGAAGTCACACATCAAAATCTTCTACACCTACAAGCATTTCAGACAAATCTGAGGTGGATGGTAGCActatggaggagctagaggagattTCCCCAGCTCAAAAACGTAAAGGCCGTCAGTCAAACTGGAATCCACAGCATTTGCTCATACTGCAGGCCCAGTTTGCAGCCAGCCTGCGGCAAACCACAGATGGTAAATTCATTATGTCGGACCTCAGCCCACAAGAGAGGATGCACATCTCAAGGTTTACAGGACTCTCCATGACAACGATCAGCCACTGGTTAGCCAATGTCAAGTACCAGCTTCGAAGGACAGGTGGAACAAAATTTCTTAAAAACCTGGACTCTGGTCATCCAGTGTTTTTTTGTAATGATTGTGCATCACAAATCAGAACTCCTTCAACCTACATCAGTCACTTAGAATCACATTTAGGCTTCAGGTTACGAGACTTATCAAAACTTTCTAGTGAACAGATAAGCAGCCAGATAACACATGCAAAACTGCCCTCTGAAAAATCAGTGTTGCCATCTCAAGACGATGAGGCTGGGACAACGTTCCAGTGCAAACTTTGTAATCGGACTTTTGCCAGTAAACATGCAGTTAAACTGCATCTCAGTAAAACTCACGGCAAATCACCAGAGGATCACCTTCTGTATGTTATAGAGCTGGAGAAACAGTAG